The window TTTAAATGGCTATCAAGGCAAGTACCGTTCGGGATAATTTTGGAGAGACCCTGAATCGCGTGGCCTACGGCAAGGAGCGGGTGGTCATCGACCGCCACGGTAAGGCCGTTGTCGCTATGGTCCCGATTGAGGATCTGCGGTTCCTTGAGGAGCTGGAGGACCGTCTTGATGTAGAGGCCGCGAAGAAGATCCTAGCCGAGTCCGACGAGCGCATCCCCTACGAGATCGTTCGCAAGGCGCTAGGCCTCGCGTAAGTGATCGCCCGATACCGGATCGAGGTAACCCCCGCTGCAAGGCGCGCCCTAGAGTCTCTTCCCAAGAAGGTCCTGAAACAAATCGACAAGCGCATTCTGGCCCTTGCTGATAACCCTTACCCGCCAGGATCGAAAAAACTACAGGATACAGAAGACCTGCGCCGCATCCGGGTGGGAGACTACCGTATTCTCTACATCGTGGAGGCGGAGCGCCTTGTAATTGTAATTGTGGCTGTCGGGCATCGGCGCGAAATCTACCGGTGATAACAACTTGCCGTCAAGTTAGACATCCTGCCTGACCCGCTTCAAGAAAAGCCAAACCCGCGCACAGAATCCGGGCCTGTAAGTAGACCCCCAAGAGATACACCCCTGGCAAATGTCTTTTGGTTACCTAGGGACACCCTTCGTCTTTTGACAATCGGTAAATACTCCTAAGTCTCTAATGAGTTCGTCCGGTAAGGGCATCTGGTTGGGATAGGATAAGGTGAGGCGGCGCATTTCGGAGAGCGGCCATGGATTGGGATTGGCAGTTGTTTTTCCTTGGCGTGACGGCGGCTTCGACTTTCATCATGCAGTGACAGCCGTGATCGCTCCTTTGATCAAGAAGGTAGCCCGTGCATGGGTAAAGTCGGCGGGGCATGATAGAGAAACGCCGGAATGGCCGAATTGTGGGGGCGGCGAAAAGCCTGGCTGCGGCACGTGTGGCAGCACGGGTAGGCGACACACTATGAAAAGTCGACGTAAGACGTTTTGGGGGCTGCTCACGGCGTCCCTGATCGAATAGGAGGGACACCGGCGCGGCGCAATTCGAAGAGGGCCGGCGGAAGGTATGGTTCTGCCATGTCCTCAAACTGATTTGCAAGTACTATAGCCGCGGAATTGACCGATGAGCGAGAGACTCGACGACAAGACCAGCTCGACACTGCTCCGCTATCTGCGAAACGTCCGCTCCTCTCCGCACGAGCGCGCCAAGACCTCCCGTTTCGCCACGCTGATCGGTGAGCTGTTCTGCGGGACCCCGGCACCGACCGACTTCGCCGCCGGCGTCCAGACGGTGATCCGCATCGACACTCCGCTGGGTCCGAAGCGTGGCCGGATGGACGCCTCCTACGGGAACGTGATCATCGAGTTCGAGCGGTCCTTGAGGCCACGGGGAACACGCGAAAGATCAGCTGCGGGAGTTACGGATCGGGCATCTGGGCCAAGGAGGGGAAAGCCCGCCGACCCTTGATCGCCATCGCCATCGACGGCGTCGTGTGGCGCAGCTATCGCCCCTCTCTCGTGCCGGGGAGCAAGCGGAGGTGTAACGTGCGAACATTAAAGGAGCTGCCCAAATGGTTTCGCCACCTACTCGGCTCCGCCACGTGCTTGGTGATAATCGGGCTAAGCACAGTGCCCAGGACGCCCGCTGGTGGTTCCGGCCGTGGTCGTTGGGGTGGCGAGCCCTACGAGCTACTCATCCTAGGGGGCATAGCCCTTGGCCTGGTTGCATGGGTGTATATTGCGAAAGCCGGCGAGTTTCGCAAGCGCGACAGGGGGGGGTAGATTTGCCAGGGGCTGTGCGGCTCGGTGAGCAAGCCAAGGACCATCTCGGATCCCTCGCCCAGGGGATCGATGCGATCGTCAAGACCCTGAGGGGTATTCCTGCGTCAACATTTGTCAAGGTGTCGTAGGGCCGGAGAGGCGACGTGCTCATAGGAGAAAGTCCAACTGCCTAATCCCAAAATTGGACCACCAAGTCCTCCTGACATCCTCCGGCGGGTGCCGAAGGCAGTGATTCGGGCGCTTGATCCGTCTCAGGCCCTCCGCGCGGCGCTGATTCTCGCCAATCACGACCAGGTGTCCGGTCCCGTCATCGCGTTGGGCGCAGTGGAGTCGTACTTTGAGGCGGCGAGGCGCCAACAGCGTCGAATCGAGAGGGCAAAGGTGGGTCTCTTGAGGCGGGCGGCTGCCCGCACCCGGTCGCTGTTTGATGAGGTTCACTTCTACCTTATCTGCTGGGCACGCATCGCGAAACTGACTCGATTTATCGCCCACAGCACCAGATTCCGCCGAACAGGCCTTGTCCTGCGACGCTACCACGCCGAGCTGACGGAGCGAATTGATGGTCGCGACCATCTAGAGCATTTTGAGGAACGCCTTCCTGGTGGGCCAAGGCGTCATGAACTCGCGATTCCAGGTGACCTCCTGAACATGGCCGGTCAGTTCTTGACGTACGGCGGTCGCAAGATTGACGTAGGACCGGCGAGCGTGCGCCTCCTTCGAGCCATCGTCGCTGAGTTCCAAGCCGCCCTCTTATTCGATTCGCTCGAAGCTATCGCGGCAGCGGAACCGAACCGCGCCGTTGTTCTTCTCCAGCGGGCAGGATCCCAAGTTCAGCTGACCCGCATGGTGAAGCAAGTTGAAGGACTCCTCGGATCACATCCTGACCAGAAACCCAAACCGCCAGCCAAAGAACGCGCTTCAGTGGGCTCGGACGAGCCGCGCCGCTGAGCGCGGCCGTTAGACTGCAGGTCGGTGGGATCATTCAATGAT of the Candidatus Methylomirabilota bacterium genome contains:
- a CDS encoding type II toxin-antitoxin system Phd/YefM family antitoxin encodes the protein MAIKASTVRDNFGETLNRVAYGKERVVIDRHGKAVVAMVPIEDLRFLEELEDRLDVEAAKKILAESDERIPYEIVRKALGLA
- a CDS encoding type II toxin-antitoxin system RelE/ParE family toxin; the encoded protein is MARYRIEVTPAARRALESLPKKVLKQIDKRILALADNPYPPGSKKLQDTEDLRRIRVGDYRILYIVEAERLVIVIVAVGHRREIYR